Proteins encoded within one genomic window of Setaria italica strain Yugu1 chromosome IV, Setaria_italica_v2.0, whole genome shotgun sequence:
- the LOC111257131 gene encoding uncharacterized protein LOC111257131, with the protein MRLVGNPSLKLRRSTRTSLNVDLGASGLGSTTDGASRSIEGPVLAPTVVPSKENSAPASEAGATSFVAVLMRDVISSLRDVVVPAPEPAIPIVLPEAVPVENPPTSEVLDVIPLNAADPGVFELEASWTLEAVAIAAGTSSEAGTSGGRKLVSVPGIRSKSPMEGLLRPKEIQTFESPKLDPQTVATILEMNLRVASYTET; encoded by the exons ATGCGCTTGGTGGGGAACCCGTCACTGAAGCTGCGGAGATCCACCAG GACATCCTTGAATGTGGACCTTGGTGCATCAGGTTTGGGGTCGACAACTGATGGCGCAAGCCGCTCAATTGAAGGTCCAGTCCTCGCGCCTACCGTAGTCCCATCCAAGGAGAATTCGGCTCCAGCATCAGAGGCGGGCGCCACATCCTTTGTCGCTGTGCTGATGCGTGATGTGATCAGCTCACTGAGGGATGTTGTGGTGCCAGCTCCCGAGCCCGCTATTCCCATAGTGCTCCCTGAAGCTGTACCTGTGGAGAATCCGCCTACGTCAGAGGTCTTGGACGTGATACCTCTCAACGCTGCTGATCCTGGAGTCTTTGAGCTTGAGGCTTCGTGGACTCTCGAAGCCGTGGCTATTGCAGCTGGGACGTCGTCTGAGGCGGGGACATCAGGAGGCCGCAAGCTAGTCTCGGTACCTGGCATAAGGAGCAAGTCGCCCATGGAGGGTCTGCTGCGTCCTAAGGAGATCCAGACCTTCGAGAGCCCCAAATTGGATCCGCAGACGGTGGCTACCATTCTGGAGATGAACCTGCGTGTCGCGTCGTATACTGAG ACCTGA
- the LOC105914187 gene encoding uncharacterized protein LOC105914187, with protein sequence MRDYLIAVNPTLWDVVEVGITFSREDATLTQDQGIDIQCNYQALHLIKSSLCAEEFDKIDGLQSTKEVWDTLFISHQGTRRVREGRIRALESELNRFIIRENETSQEMYNRLNKIINKIKSLGSDKWGRREVVDKILSFYMSRDVQLSILIREKRGFKKFTLKDMIGRIEEHLITIKESKLSQEMFKIHEQLEKNNGVALKASNKNKEKGASTSSKATIKEDSDDSDSESMDEEEIALFMRRINKVMKRGGFFDKNKDKNKTKRKSKRPCFGCGKEGHFIANCPEVKMKKNNSSKFDKSKYKKNVDLTDDEDDFTHTCFMAREPKDRDETLKVQEELFRFEREKTIALENSLENEKKGFKMQEDLLKTKNDTTLSLEKSLAKEKIKWKN encoded by the exons ATGAGGGACTATTTAATAGCGGTCAACCCCACACTTTGGGATGTTGTTGAAGTAGGTATAACCTTTTCGCGTGAAGATGCTACTCTTACACAAGACCAAGGAATTGATATTCAATGCAACTATCAAGCTTTGCATCTTATCAAGAGCTCATTGTGTGCCGAAGAATTTGATAAGATTGATGGGTTGCAATCCACCAAGGAAGTATGGGACACTCTCTTCATCAGCCATCAAGGAACAAGAAGGGTTAGAGAAGGAAGGATAAGAGCATTGGAAAGTGAACTCAACCGCTTCATCATTAGGGAAAATGAGACATCACAAGAGATGTACAATAGATTGAACAAGATCATCAACAAGATAAAATCTCTTGGAAGTGATAAGTGGGGAAGAAGAGAGGTAGTTGACAAGATTCTCTCGTTCTACATGTCTAGAGATGTTCAACTCTCTATCTTGATTAGGGAGAAGAGAGGGTTCAAGAAGTTCACTCTGAAGGATATGattggaagaattgaagaaCATCTTATCACTATCAAGGAATCCAAGCTATCCCAAGAAATGTTCAAGATTCATGAGCAATTAGAAAAGAACAATGGGGTAGCTCTCAAGGCAAGcaacaagaacaaagagaaGGGAGCAAGCACATCATCCAAGGCAACTATCAAGGAGGATAGTGATGATAGTGATAGTGAGAGTATGGATGAGGAAGAGATAGCCTTGTTCATGAGAAGAATAAATAAGGTGATGAAAAGGGGTGGGTTCTTTGACAAGAACAAAGATAAGAACAAAACCAAGAGGAAGTCAAAGAGGCCATGCTTTGGATGCGGCAAGGAGGGTCATTTCATTGCAAATTGCCCGGAAGTCAAGATGAAGAAAAATAACTCATCCAAGTTTGACAAGAGCAAGTACAAGAAGAATGTTG ATCTCACCGATGATGAAGATGACTTCACTCATACTTGCTTCATGGCTAGAGAACCTAAG GATAGGGATGAGACTCTTAAGGTGCAAGAAGAGTTATTTAGATTTGAGCGAGAGAAAACCATTGCTCTTGAGAATTCccttgaaaatgaaaagaagggTTTCAAGATGCAAGAGGACTTGCTTAAGACTAAAAATGACACAACTCTTAGCCTTGAGAAATCTCTTGCTAAAGAGAAGATAAAGTGGAAGAATTAA